The stretch of DNA TTTATATCATTAATGTATTATAAGATAAAAATTATCAAATGATAATATTTTTTACAAATTTAGAAATTTAAGGAAACTCACAGTTTCTTTTATAAAATATTGTTATATAATTTCAATACAAAATTTATTATTAAAAAAAGGAATTAAAATATGTTAGTAACTAAAAAAGCTCCAGATTTTACAGCAAAAGCTGTACTTGCAGATGGTCAAATTGTAGAAAATTTTAACTTATATGAAAACATTGGTGAAAAAGGTGCAGTATTATTCTTTTACCCACTAGACTTTACGTTTGTTTGTCCATCTGAAATTATTGCTTTCTCAAAAAGAATTGAAGATTTTACTTCAAGAGGAATTTCTGTAATTGGTTGTTCAGTTGATTCTCAATTTTCTCACTTTGCATGGAGAGAAACACCAGTTGAGCAAGGTGGAATTGGAAGAGTTAAATTTCCATTAGTAGCTGACCTTTCAAAATCAATCTCAAGAGACTATGATGTATTATTTGGTGAATCAGTTGCATTAAGAGGATCATTTTTAATTGATGCTGATGGAACTGTAAGACATGCTGTAATTAATGACTTACCATTAGGAAGAAATATTGATGAAATGATTAGAATGGTAGATGCAATGTTATTTACAAATGAGCATGGTGAAGTTTGTCCTGCTGGATGGGCAAAAGGTGACGAAGGTATGAAAGCTAACACTGCTGGTGTTGCTGAATATTTAGCAAAAAATGAAGGAAAATTATAATATTTAACTATATTATATGAAAAAAAAGGTATCAAATTTTTTTTGATACCTTTTTTTATGTAAAGCTGTTTTATTGACAATTTTTCAAATAAACACTACAATGATGCCAATACTTTAACAAAAACTACAAATAAACTACAAAAACTACATAAACATATGTAAAATCAAAGGTAAAAAACACTCATGGAAGAGTCTATAGAAGAAACAAAAACAAAAACCCCAACTTCGAAAAAAGCAAGAACACATATCCCTGTTGAAGGTTATAAGATTGAACAATTAAGGGAATTTCCTTTAGAAGAACTTATAAATATTGCAAATGAGCTTGAAGTTGAAAATCCACAAGAGTTAAAACGACAAGATTTAATGTTCACAATTTTAAGATCACAAATTGATGCTGGTGGATTTATTTTATTTACTGGTATTTTAGAGATTAAAGAGGGTGGATTTGGTTTTTTAAGAGCAATTGATGGGAATTTTTCTGATACTTCTAATGACTCTTATGTAAGTGCTACTCAAATTAGAAAATTTGCACTTAGAACTGGAGACATCGTCTCAGGGCAAGTTAGACCTCCTAATAAAGAGAGTGAAAAATACAACGCTTTATTAAAAATTGAAGCAATAAACTACTTACCCGTAAAAGAGTCTAAAAATAGACCTTTATTTGATAACTTAACTCCACTTTACTCAACAAAAAGATTTAACTTTGAATATGAATCAACAAGAATGACAGGAAGAATGCTTGACTTATTTGCTCCAATGGGTAAAGGTCAAAGAGGTCTTATTGTTGCACCTCCAAAAACTGGTAAAACTGAACTTTTAAAAGAATTAGCACATGCAATCAGTAGAAATCATCCTGAAGTTACATTAATGGTTTTATTAATTGATGAAAGACCAGAAGAAGTAACAGATATGCAAAGAAGTGTAAGGGGTGAAGTTTATAGTTCAACTTTTGATTTACCTGCTCATAACCATGTAAGAGTTGCAGAAATTGTTATTGAAAAAGCAAAAAGACTTGTAGAGATGAAAAAAGATGTAGTTATTTTACTTGATTCTATTACTAGACTTGCACGTGCTTATAATACGGTAACACCATCATCTGGAAAAGTTCTTTCAGGTGGAGTTGATGCAAATGCTTTACATAAACCAAAAAGATTTTTCGGAGCTGCTAGAAATATTGAAGAGGGTGGAAGTTTAACTATTATTTCAACTGCACTTATTGAAACTGGTTCAAAAATGGATGAAGTTATTTTTGAAGAGTTCA from Arcobacter suis CECT 7833 encodes:
- the rho gene encoding transcription termination factor Rho — translated: MEESIEETKTKTPTSKKARTHIPVEGYKIEQLREFPLEELINIANELEVENPQELKRQDLMFTILRSQIDAGGFILFTGILEIKEGGFGFLRAIDGNFSDTSNDSYVSATQIRKFALRTGDIVSGQVRPPNKESEKYNALLKIEAINYLPVKESKNRPLFDNLTPLYSTKRFNFEYESTRMTGRMLDLFAPMGKGQRGLIVAPPKTGKTELLKELAHAISRNHPEVTLMVLLIDERPEEVTDMQRSVRGEVYSSTFDLPAHNHVRVAEIVIEKAKRLVEMKKDVVILLDSITRLARAYNTVTPSSGKVLSGGVDANALHKPKRFFGAARNIEEGGSLTIISTALIETGSKMDEVIFEEFKGTGNSEVVLSRNAANKRVYPALDITKSGTRKEELLLTPDVLQKTWILRNAISQMDEVEALKFLYSKMQKTKNNEDFFNSMNE
- a CDS encoding peroxiredoxin → MLVTKKAPDFTAKAVLADGQIVENFNLYENIGEKGAVLFFYPLDFTFVCPSEIIAFSKRIEDFTSRGISVIGCSVDSQFSHFAWRETPVEQGGIGRVKFPLVADLSKSISRDYDVLFGESVALRGSFLIDADGTVRHAVINDLPLGRNIDEMIRMVDAMLFTNEHGEVCPAGWAKGDEGMKANTAGVAEYLAKNEGKL